One stretch of Arachis hypogaea cultivar Tifrunner chromosome 20, arahy.Tifrunner.gnm2.J5K5, whole genome shotgun sequence DNA includes these proteins:
- the LOC140183134 gene encoding uncharacterized protein — protein sequence MKLLLWNCRGLGRSLTIHNLKGICKSYSPEVGFICETKNQSRQVEGKLRSCGFKEWFIVDPDGLSGGLAMAWRDGCTIQILQHGRFFIAASVLTASSNDPYGVLGVYLSSNDQHRMAQFAELTSVSQQFDGKIVLMGDFNAISNQLEKACGGAKSPSSIKTFNRFINDNSLIDIGIHGGDIISEIEDKLEKALQNEESYWKDKSRVKWLKSGDQNTTFFHQKFRNQTRRNRIWQLTGSDGEVATSNASIASVAESYFKDIFSSTCHENPEPLFTDFEPKVTAQMNRRLQRPVTMEEVKRATFSIHPQSAPGDDGMTAKFFQSLCNILSGDVFRAVKSFFSGGRILKDFNHTQIYLIPKISDAKDMTQTN from the exons ATGAAACTACTCTTGtggaattgtcggggtttggggagaTCCCTGACAATCCACAATCTTAAAGGGATTTGCAAATCTTACTCTCCCGAAGTTGGTTTTAtctgtgaaacaaaaaatcaatctcgaCAAGTTGAAGGAAAACTAAGATCTTGTGGTTTCAAAGAATGGTTTATTGTGGATCCGGATGGATTATCAGGGGGTTTGGCAATGGCATGGAGGGATGGTTGCACTATTCAGATTTTACAGCATGGTAGATTCTTCATTGCGGCATCAGTTCTGACAGCTAGTTCTAATGATCCCTATGGTGTTCTAGGTGTTTATCTCAGTTCAAATGATCAACATAGAATGGCTCAGTTTGCTGAATTAACTTCAGTCTCCCAACAGTTCGATGGTAAAATTGTGTTAATGGGTGATTTTAATGCCATTTCTAATCAATTGGAGAAAGCATGTGGGGGTGCtaaatctccttcttctattaAAACCTTTAACAGGTTTATTAATGATAATTCTCTAATTGATATTG GAATTCATGGAGGTGATATCATTTCAGAAATAGAGGACAAACTTGAAAAAGCTTTGCAAAATGAGGaatcttattggaaagataagtctagagtcaaatggctCAAATCCGGTGATCAGAATACAactttcttccatcagaaatttagaaatcaaacccGAAGGAATAGAATTTGGCAACTAACTGGCAGTGATGGTGAAGTGGCTACTTCAAATGCTAGTATTGCTTCTGTGGCTGAATCTTATTTCAAGGATATCTTTTCCTCCACTTGTCATGAGAACCCTGAACCTCTGTTTACTGATTTTGAACCTAAGGTTACAGCTCAAATGAACCGTAGGCTTCAAAGACCAGTGACTATGGAGGAAGTAAAACGTGCAACATTTAGCATTCATCCTCAAAGTGCTCCAGGAGATGATGGTAtgacagcaaaattttttcaaagcttGTGTAACATACTTAGTGGTGATGTGTTTCGAGCAGTTAAGAGCTTCTTTTCAGGGGGCAGAATTTTGAAGGATTTTAACCACACTCAGATCTATCTTATTCCCAAGATTTCTGATGCTAAAGATATGACCCAA actaattag